The following are encoded together in the Actinoplanes sp. N902-109 genome:
- a CDS encoding UDP-glucose/GDP-mannose dehydrogenase family protein: MNNRPRLTVIGTGYLGATHAICMAVMGYEVIGVDVDATKIARLSEGEVPFFEPGLPELLTKALESGRLRFTTDFAEAAEFGDVHFICVGTPQRPGSEAADLTYVDASVTELARHLTRRALVVGKSTVPVGTAARLTELIHSTAPAGDQVELAWNPEFLREGFAVDDTMKPDRMVFGVTSAWAEEMLRAAFAPVLAQGVPVKVTDLQTAELVKVAANSFLATKISYINAMAEVCEATGADVHDLAEALAYDERIGGKFLRPGLGFGGGCLPKDIRAFAHRAEELGVGQAVGFLREIDGINRRRRARTVDLVVELCDGDVSGKKVAALGAAFKPNSDDIRDAPALDVAATLARMGAEVIVFDPAAMDNARRQHPELGYGDNAIDAARDADVVVLLTEWTEFRELEPAAMTAVVRQTKIVDGRHALDPVKWRAAGWEYRALGRP, encoded by the coding sequence ATGAATAACCGTCCGCGTCTGACCGTCATCGGCACCGGCTACCTGGGTGCCACCCACGCGATCTGCATGGCCGTCATGGGCTACGAGGTGATCGGCGTCGACGTCGACGCCACCAAGATCGCCCGGCTTTCCGAGGGCGAGGTGCCGTTCTTCGAGCCCGGCCTGCCCGAGCTGCTCACCAAGGCCCTGGAGTCCGGGCGGCTGCGGTTCACCACCGACTTCGCCGAGGCCGCCGAGTTCGGCGACGTGCACTTCATCTGCGTCGGTACTCCCCAGCGACCGGGTTCCGAGGCCGCCGACCTCACGTACGTGGACGCCTCGGTCACCGAGCTGGCGCGGCACCTCACCCGCCGGGCCCTGGTGGTCGGCAAGTCCACCGTGCCGGTCGGCACCGCCGCGCGGCTCACCGAGCTGATCCACTCCACCGCGCCCGCCGGTGACCAGGTCGAGCTGGCGTGGAACCCGGAGTTCCTGCGCGAGGGCTTCGCCGTCGACGACACAATGAAGCCGGACCGGATGGTGTTCGGTGTGACGTCGGCGTGGGCTGAGGAGATGCTGCGCGCGGCGTTCGCCCCGGTGCTGGCCCAGGGCGTGCCGGTGAAGGTGACCGACCTGCAGACCGCCGAGCTGGTCAAGGTCGCGGCGAACTCGTTCTTGGCCACCAAGATCTCCTACATCAACGCGATGGCCGAGGTGTGCGAGGCCACCGGCGCCGACGTGCACGACCTGGCCGAGGCGCTGGCCTACGACGAGCGCATCGGCGGCAAGTTCCTGCGCCCCGGCCTGGGCTTCGGCGGTGGCTGCCTGCCCAAGGACATCCGCGCGTTCGCCCACCGCGCCGAGGAGCTCGGCGTGGGCCAGGCAGTAGGCTTCCTGCGCGAGATCGACGGGATCAACCGCCGGCGCCGCGCCCGTACGGTCGACCTGGTCGTCGAGCTGTGCGACGGCGACGTGAGCGGCAAGAAGGTCGCAGCCCTGGGCGCGGCGTTCAAGCCCAACTCCGACGACATCCGCGACGCACCCGCCCTGGACGTGGCGGCGACGCTGGCCCGCATGGGTGCCGAGGTGATCGTCTTCGACCCGGCCGCCATGGACAACGCCCGCCGCCAGCACCCCGAACTCGGCTACGGCGACAACGCCATCGACGCCGCCCGGGACGCCGACGTGGTCGTCCTGCTCACCGAGTGGACCGAGTTCCGCGAGCTCGAACCGGCCGCGATGACCGCCGTCGTCCGCCAGACCAAGATCGTCGACGGCCGCCACGCCCTCGACCCGGTCAAGTGGCGCGCCGCGGGCTGGGAATACCGCGCCCTCGGCCGCCCCTGA
- a CDS encoding nitrous oxide reductase family maturation protein NosD, which translates to MIRPPGGPGTWLGGAALLVALIALVVALTRGGGEPEPGANGQVGASGPVGAGSLPSRSAPTPAPVPSDPTSAPLPTGPVTQPPAQPSAQPVNCPAPTVTVTDAATLTTALAQATPGASIALQDGTYQGTFVAAAKGTADKPISLCGSAGAVIDGGNVKKGYGLHLNGADYWRVSGFTVRNVQKGVMGDGVHHAVISGLTVEQTGDEGIHLRKFSTDNIVENNVVRETGKRRDKFGEGIYIGSANSNWGEISGGQPDTSDRNTVRGNHISATTSESIDVKEGTTGGTISGNTFDGAAITGADSWVDVKGNGWRITGNAGTHSPQDGFQTHSVADGWGTDNTFTGNTAQVDGPGFGFHFAPVEDNRLTCDNKASAAASGLANLPCSN; encoded by the coding sequence ATGATCCGGCCCCCCGGCGGACCCGGCACGTGGCTGGGCGGCGCGGCCCTGCTGGTGGCGCTGATCGCCCTGGTCGTCGCGCTGACCCGCGGCGGCGGGGAACCCGAGCCCGGTGCCAACGGCCAGGTCGGTGCCAGCGGGCCGGTCGGGGCGGGCAGCCTGCCCAGCCGGTCGGCGCCGACGCCCGCACCGGTGCCCAGCGACCCGACGTCCGCGCCGCTGCCCACCGGCCCGGTGACCCAACCGCCGGCGCAGCCCTCGGCGCAGCCGGTGAACTGCCCGGCCCCGACGGTCACCGTCACCGACGCGGCCACGCTGACCACCGCGCTCGCCCAGGCCACGCCCGGCGCCAGCATCGCCCTGCAGGACGGCACCTACCAGGGCACGTTCGTGGCCGCGGCCAAGGGCACCGCCGACAAGCCGATCTCGCTGTGCGGGTCAGCCGGCGCGGTGATCGACGGCGGCAACGTCAAGAAGGGCTACGGCCTGCACCTCAACGGCGCGGACTACTGGCGGGTGTCCGGGTTCACCGTCCGCAACGTGCAGAAGGGCGTGATGGGCGACGGCGTGCACCACGCCGTGATCAGCGGCCTCACCGTCGAGCAGACCGGCGACGAGGGCATCCATCTGCGCAAGTTCAGCACCGACAACATCGTCGAGAACAACGTCGTCCGGGAGACCGGTAAGCGCCGCGACAAGTTCGGCGAGGGCATCTACATCGGGTCGGCCAACTCCAACTGGGGCGAGATCTCCGGCGGGCAGCCCGACACCAGCGACCGCAACACCGTGCGCGGCAACCACATCAGCGCCACCACGTCGGAGTCCATCGACGTCAAGGAAGGCACGACCGGCGGCACCATCTCGGGCAACACGTTCGACGGTGCGGCCATCACCGGCGCCGACTCCTGGGTCGACGTGAAGGGCAACGGCTGGCGGATCACCGGCAACGCCGGCACGCACAGCCCGCAGGACGGCTTCCAGACCCACTCGGTGGCCGACGGCTGGGGCACGGACAACACCTTCACCGGCAACACCGCGCAGGTCGACGGCCCGGGCTTCGGTTTCCACTTCGCGCCCGTCGAGGACAACCGCCTCACCTGCGACAACAAGGCCTCCGCCGCAGCCAGCGGGCTGGCCAACCTCCCCTGCAGCAATTGA
- a CDS encoding right-handed parallel beta-helix repeat-containing protein, whose product MRTRHVAAAGALLGVLSMLPLSLPAAADPGDTTDATVTPEAQQQAALVAAEDSRLDKVRAVAAVAATKGQSWTKPFRLDTGDGYTLVLTRRREPYTVADLLKLAPQTFVRQGDGSYLLTENLYLNSGAKLKLSNAGGLTLRMASTTSGYVSIVSFGGDLQITGTAQAPTKITSWDKRTSLPDTRIDDGRAYIRAIGGQFSTDYAQISDLGFWSGRTGGISLTGTDRPNTGDVAGPDHLSKTERDKQKEDEDATETTPGAGDVFAQPSGKLVVPDSRFGVPGLSYVSGSLTHTSITGDAYGLFISGSNGVTISDTSVTKSLQDGVVLHRFATGIDINRLTADNNGGDGFVLSRAAQQVRVSNSEARNNGRNGFTLNGLPLADGPSASGEVVGSYGSNTIDNSVAKNNGHYGIEVIGGLNITVQNNTVSGGDMGIVARQGTNTITISGNKLNGQKRQGIAVRNGVTHAQITGNIITAADNAVYVNESVAEVRGNTIVDATNHGVSLVGSTDGSVVSYNVVAGVGPSALDTARMHGKATMERNQITAWHDTSSFWIKFRHYASPMTLLWVGIFVLIVISAILGLRRSRRGGISQPYANTQPLHTPAVRRSARVPVQAEAVR is encoded by the coding sequence ATGAGGACCCGTCACGTCGCCGCCGCCGGAGCACTGCTCGGGGTCCTGAGCATGCTGCCGCTGAGCCTGCCGGCCGCCGCCGACCCCGGCGACACCACCGACGCCACGGTCACCCCCGAGGCGCAGCAGCAGGCCGCCCTGGTCGCCGCCGAGGACAGCCGGCTGGACAAGGTCCGGGCGGTCGCCGCGGTCGCCGCGACGAAGGGCCAGTCCTGGACCAAGCCGTTCCGGCTCGACACCGGTGACGGGTACACGCTGGTGCTGACCCGGCGGCGGGAGCCGTACACGGTGGCCGATCTGCTCAAGCTCGCGCCGCAGACGTTCGTGCGGCAGGGCGACGGCAGTTACCTGCTCACCGAGAACCTGTACCTGAACTCGGGCGCCAAGCTCAAGCTCTCCAACGCCGGCGGCCTGACGCTGCGGATGGCCAGCACCACCAGCGGCTACGTGTCCATCGTGTCGTTCGGCGGCGACCTGCAGATCACCGGCACCGCGCAGGCCCCGACGAAGATCACCAGCTGGGACAAGCGCACCTCGCTGCCGGACACCCGGATCGACGACGGGCGCGCGTACATCCGGGCCATCGGCGGGCAGTTCAGCACCGACTACGCGCAGATCTCCGACCTCGGGTTCTGGAGCGGGCGCACCGGCGGGATCAGCCTGACCGGCACCGACCGGCCCAACACCGGCGACGTCGCCGGGCCGGATCACCTGTCGAAGACCGAGCGGGACAAGCAGAAGGAGGACGAGGACGCGACCGAGACCACGCCCGGCGCCGGCGACGTCTTCGCGCAGCCCAGCGGCAAACTCGTCGTACCCGACAGCCGGTTCGGGGTTCCGGGGCTGTCCTACGTGTCCGGTTCGCTGACCCACACCAGCATCACCGGCGACGCCTACGGGCTGTTCATCTCCGGCTCCAACGGCGTCACCATCTCCGACACCAGCGTCACCAAGAGCCTGCAGGACGGGGTGGTGCTGCACCGCTTTGCCACCGGCATCGACATCAACCGGCTGACCGCCGACAACAACGGCGGCGACGGGTTCGTGCTCTCCCGTGCCGCCCAGCAGGTGCGGGTCAGCAACAGCGAGGCCCGCAACAACGGGCGCAACGGGTTCACCCTCAACGGCCTGCCGCTCGCCGACGGCCCGTCGGCCTCCGGCGAGGTGGTCGGCAGCTACGGCTCGAACACCATCGACAACAGCGTGGCCAAGAACAACGGCCACTACGGCATCGAGGTCATCGGCGGCCTGAACATCACCGTGCAGAACAACACCGTCTCGGGCGGTGACATGGGCATCGTGGCGCGCCAGGGCACCAACACGATCACCATCAGCGGCAACAAGCTCAACGGCCAGAAGCGCCAGGGCATCGCCGTACGCAACGGGGTGACCCACGCGCAGATCACCGGCAACATCATCACCGCGGCCGACAACGCCGTCTACGTCAACGAATCGGTCGCCGAGGTCCGGGGCAACACCATCGTCGACGCCACCAACCACGGCGTCTCGCTGGTCGGCTCGACCGACGGCTCGGTGGTCTCGTACAACGTCGTCGCCGGGGTCGGGCCCAGCGCGCTGGACACCGCCCGCATGCACGGCAAGGCCACGATGGAACGCAACCAGATCACCGCGTGGCACGACACCAGCTCGTTCTGGATCAAGTTCCGGCACTACGCCAGCCCGATGACCCTGCTGTGGGTGGGCATCTTCGTGCTCATCGTCATCTCGGCCATCCTGGGTCTGCGCCGGTCCCGCCGCGGCGGGATCAGCCAGCCGTACGCCAACACCCAGCCGTTGCACACGCCGGCCGTGCGCCGCTCGGCCCGGGTGCCCGTCCAGGCCGAGGCGGTCCGATGA
- a CDS encoding glycosyltransferase family 2 protein: MSHFFDVVWSWIVETAGETSWRDIMPLGLAGIFVWLLWLYRAVLSRFNRPVTNNFHTSVSVVVPAYREDPEILVECLQSWLSQNPAEVIIVPDLADTEVRRRLAAVDDPRLTVIPFEHRGKRSALGVGIRAAKGEIVVLADSDTRWEPGLLDAVQMPFIDPQVGGVGTQQNVYQRASSIWRRVADWLVNLRYYDYVPAMGRAGAVACLSGRTAAYRRSAILPVLPHLEDEFFLGRRCVAGDDGRLTWLVLAQGYKTVHQSSARALSMFPSSFRAFVKQRIRWSRNSYRCYLTAVWKGWLWRQPMVTKVTVLQILLTPVTMGMALGYLVFSRLELTLHSLGLTLIWLLLGRGVRGYSHLRRHPQEILLLPVTALVVILIALPIKLYAFVTMNKQGWLTRSADSIGGEGQSAATLDPTGRPFSPQGANA, encoded by the coding sequence GTGTCCCACTTCTTCGACGTGGTCTGGTCCTGGATCGTCGAGACAGCGGGCGAGACCTCGTGGCGTGACATCATGCCGCTCGGCCTGGCCGGCATCTTCGTCTGGCTGCTGTGGCTCTACCGCGCCGTGCTGTCCCGCTTCAACCGGCCCGTCACCAACAACTTCCACACCTCGGTGTCCGTGGTGGTGCCCGCCTACCGCGAGGATCCCGAGATCCTGGTGGAATGTCTGCAGAGCTGGCTGAGCCAGAACCCGGCCGAGGTGATCATCGTGCCCGACCTGGCCGACACCGAGGTGCGCCGCCGGCTCGCCGCGGTCGACGACCCGCGGCTGACGGTGATCCCGTTCGAGCACCGTGGTAAGCGTTCCGCGCTGGGGGTGGGTATCCGCGCCGCCAAGGGTGAGATCGTGGTGCTGGCCGACTCCGACACGCGCTGGGAGCCGGGGTTGCTGGACGCGGTGCAGATGCCGTTCATCGACCCGCAGGTCGGCGGGGTGGGCACGCAGCAGAACGTGTACCAGCGCGCCAGCAGTATCTGGCGGCGCGTCGCTGACTGGCTGGTGAACCTGCGGTACTACGACTACGTGCCGGCGATGGGCCGGGCCGGGGCGGTGGCGTGCCTGTCCGGGCGTACCGCGGCGTACCGGCGCTCGGCGATCCTGCCGGTGCTGCCGCACCTGGAGGACGAGTTCTTCCTGGGCCGGCGCTGCGTGGCCGGCGACGACGGCCGTTTGACGTGGCTGGTGCTCGCGCAGGGCTACAAGACCGTGCACCAGAGCTCGGCGCGGGCGCTGTCGATGTTCCCGTCGTCGTTCCGCGCGTTCGTCAAGCAGCGCATCCGCTGGTCGCGTAACTCCTACCGCTGCTATCTGACCGCGGTGTGGAAGGGCTGGCTGTGGCGTCAGCCGATGGTGACCAAGGTGACCGTGCTGCAGATCCTGCTGACCCCGGTGACGATGGGCATGGCGCTGGGCTATCTGGTCTTCTCGCGGCTGGAGTTGACGCTGCACTCGCTCGGGCTGACGCTGATCTGGCTGCTGCTGGGCCGTGGGGTGCGTGGTTACTCGCACCTGCGCCGGCACCCGCAGGAGATCCTGTTGCTGCCGGTGACCGCCCTGGTCGTCATCCTGATCGCGCTGCCGATCAAGCTGTACGCCTTCGTGACCATGAACAAGCAGGGCTGGCTGACCCGTTCGGCCGACAGCATCGGCGGCGAGGGCCAGAGCGCCGCGACGCTCGACCCGACCGGCCGGCCCTTCTCGCCCCAGGGAGCGAACGCATGA